In Xanthomonas campestris pv. phormiicola, the DNA window GCCTCCATCAATCGGCAGGCGCTCGCATCGAGGATCGCCGCGGCGCATGCGATCGTGGCGACATCGAACGGCGCATCGGCGCTGGCGCCGCCTTCCTGGTCGGTGATGGTCGCGAGCCAGTCGCCGGCGCGGCGCCTGGCCTCCGCCTGGCGATCCGTATAGACCCCGATCGTGATCCGGATGATGTCGATGCGGCGCGACACGGCAGCGATTTTCCCGCCGTCGCCGGCATTCGCGGCCCTGGCCTGCTGCAGCCGTGCGGACAGGCGCGCCATCTGCTCGCGCGCCTGTTCGTAGCGACGGCGGAACACCAGCGCCCAGACGTACCAGAAGTCCGTTTCCCAACCGCCGAACTCGCCGGCGGCATGCAGTTGCTTCACCCACCCCAGGTAGCGGCCCAGGTAGCCCAGATCGCGCACGAAGATCGGGCCGGTGCGTTCGAGGATCTGCACCGCCAGGCCCACCGATCCGCCGGACAGCGCATAGTCGATGGCATCGGCGCAGCGCGCCTCCCTGTCGCACTGGATGGCGGCCCGCTCCAGGATCGCCGTCCTCTGCGCGGCCGTCAGCTCGCGCCGCGCCTCTGCTTCGAGGAATCCGCGGAACAGGTTGTGCAGCCGATAGCGGCGTTCGCCGTCCACCGGAATCAGGAAGACATTGTGTCGCCACAGGTAATCGAGATGGGCTTGCGCGTGCGCGACCCCGGTCGCCTGGCTGGCCAATCCGGCATCGAAATCCCGCAACAGGGACAACCGCAACAGGAACCCACGCAGTTCGGGCGCGAAGCCCTTGAGAACCTGCGTATTCAACAACGTCGCGATGTCCTGGTCCTGCCCGGAGAACCCATCCAGGGTTTTCGCCGGGTGCGCCGCGCTCGACAGCAGGATCTGCATCAAGCGCACCGCGGCCGGCCATCCCTCGGTCTGATGCAGGACCGCGTGGATGGATGCCGGCGTCAGGCCTGCGCACAGCGCCGCGCCGAAGACTTCGCGGATGCCTTGCTCGTCGAAGCTCAGCTCGGCGACGCCGTACTCCTCCATCAGGCCCTCGAGCTTGCAGCGGAGCAGGTCGATGGGCAGGGCTTCCGTGCTGGAGAGGACCACTCGCACCCAGGGCGGGGTTTCGAAGACCAGGTCTTCGAGCAGCCGGCCGATCTCCGGACAGCGGCAATAGCCGACGTTGTCGATGAACAGCGTCAGCGGCGCCTGCATGCGCTGCAGCCGCGCGACGATGTGCCGGATACGATCGCCTTCCGGCTCACCGCCCTGATGCACCGCGACCGACGGATCGAACCCGGCGATGCCTGCGCCGAGCGCGTCCAGCCGCGCTTCCAGGTAGGACAGCAAGCGGCTTGCCGTGGTGTCGCGATCGTCGAGCGAAAACCACCAGCAGGCTTCCCGCCGGCGGTCGCGGTCATGATGCAGCACGCTGAGCAGCACCGTCTTGCCGTATCCGATCGGCGCTACGACCGACACCAGCTTCGGAGCCGCGGACGGCAGCCGCTGCAATGCGCGTAGCGCCGGCGTCTGCGCGATGGGAAACGAGAACATCGGCGGGTGCGGCATCGCCGTGCCGACCACGTCGACGGCCCCGATCCAGCCATGCTGCGCCGGCGGACGCGCGGCGGACGCGCTCCACGCGCGGAGCGCAGCGGCCTCGCTGTGCATGCTCCACTGCGGCAGGT includes these proteins:
- a CDS encoding LuxR C-terminal-related transcriptional regulator, coding for MNTGRMDDTVGSAVADAPAAPLERDLPQWSMHSEAAALRAWSASAARPPAQHGWIGAVDVVGTAMPHPPMFSFPIAQTPALRALQRLPSAAPKLVSVVAPIGYGKTVLLSVLHHDRDRRREACWWFSLDDRDTTASRLLSYLEARLDALGAGIAGFDPSVAVHQGGEPEGDRIRHIVARLQRMQAPLTLFIDNVGYCRCPEIGRLLEDLVFETPPWVRVVLSSTEALPIDLLRCKLEGLMEEYGVAELSFDEQGIREVFGAALCAGLTPASIHAVLHQTEGWPAAVRLMQILLSSAAHPAKTLDGFSGQDQDIATLLNTQVLKGFAPELRGFLLRLSLLRDFDAGLASQATGVAHAQAHLDYLWRHNVFLIPVDGERRYRLHNLFRGFLEAEARRELTAAQRTAILERAAIQCDREARCADAIDYALSGGSVGLAVQILERTGPIFVRDLGYLGRYLGWVKQLHAAGEFGGWETDFWYVWALVFRRRYEQAREQMARLSARLQQARAANAGDGGKIAAVSRRIDIIRITIGVYTDRQAEARRRAGDWLATITDQEGGASADAPFDVATIACAAAILDASACRLMEARRMVRIASASIAQAESAYGDGWVMAVSALIPLREGDYATAYRLLTDALHAARRRLGENAGICGTLSLLASSAAMQMDLRDEAQALLLRGLQQISTHGILDTAAHGLETAVKLWPGEDTQAVSLVALRAIAATYPPRLSLMLSCFIARRLLQLGRIEEAQHEACILGIQAEAGAGACETALAEHGASLRDLVQATRIELLIASGKLKPASACIAEESVRARAEGRSGRLVELALDEAFLSQCTRDPVPAARHLTRAISLASRRRHLRPFRDRSDLIAGLVNDTRLKDWPFVSEEERRFFAEVCAGLEVARNPVLEQMQELDGSRTLSETPTARELELLGLIEGGLSNQEIADRLSLSLATVKWHLYNLYAKLGVKNRASALARARALNLLAR